A stretch of the Marivirga tractuosa DSM 4126 genome encodes the following:
- a CDS encoding cytochrome c oxidase subunit II encodes MFNLAIGLGVVLLLAILFLIFRISSLISVAKGNTNKIATSSNKINGALFMLFLIGGGFLFFWYSIKEFDNYNLPVASEHGSEYEFMFWITMAVTGVVFVLTQILLFYFSWKYQYKEDSKALFYPENNKLEVVWTFVPAVVLAILVFTGWRVWTDITAPAPENTNNIEIMGYQFAWGVRYPGLDGELGNSDYREIDATNNFGIDFNDKAAYDDFIPREMHIPKGEPVTFNIRARDVLHSVFAPHFRLKMDAVPGMPTSFTFTATKTTEEMREELNDPEFNYEIACTEICGRGHYSMKLTLIVDEPEEYREWYAEQESFLKRNPEYLTKVPNDLKEVALLKTGIDNKELD; translated from the coding sequence ATGTTCAATTTAGCTATAGGTTTAGGAGTAGTACTTTTACTGGCAATTTTGTTCTTGATCTTTAGGATTTCCTCTTTGATAAGCGTAGCCAAAGGAAATACCAATAAGATTGCGACTAGTTCCAATAAAATAAATGGAGCTTTATTTATGCTCTTCTTAATAGGAGGGGGCTTCTTATTTTTCTGGTATTCAATTAAGGAGTTTGATAATTATAATTTACCAGTTGCCTCAGAACATGGTTCCGAATATGAATTTATGTTTTGGATTACAATGGCAGTAACAGGTGTTGTATTTGTTTTAACTCAAATTTTATTGTTTTATTTCTCTTGGAAATATCAATATAAGGAAGATTCTAAAGCACTTTTCTACCCTGAAAACAACAAATTAGAAGTAGTTTGGACATTTGTACCAGCTGTTGTTCTAGCAATCTTAGTATTTACAGGTTGGAGAGTATGGACAGATATTACAGCACCAGCTCCTGAAAATACAAATAACATTGAAATCATGGGTTACCAATTTGCTTGGGGTGTTCGTTACCCTGGTTTAGATGGTGAACTAGGTAATTCTGATTATAGAGAAATTGATGCGACTAATAACTTTGGTATCGATTTTAATGATAAAGCAGCTTATGATGATTTCATTCCTCGTGAAATGCATATCCCTAAGGGAGAGCCTGTAACTTTTAACATCAGAGCAAGAGATGTTTTACATAGTGTGTTCGCACCTCATTTCAGATTAAAAATGGATGCAGTGCCTGGTATGCCAACATCATTTACTTTTACGGCTACCAAAACAACTGAAGAAATGAGAGAGGAATTGAATGATCCTGAATTCAATTATGAAATTGCTTGTACTGAAATATGTGGAAGAGGTCATTATTCTATGAAATTAACTTTAATAGTAGATGAGCCCGAAGAATATAGAGAATGGTATGCTGAACAAGAGTCATTCTTGAAAAGGAATCCTGAGTACTTAACAAAAGTTCCAAATGACTTAAAAGAAGTGGCACTTTTGAAAACAGGAATTGATAACAAAGAGTTAGACTAA
- a CDS encoding cytochrome c oxidase subunit I has translation MSTAAEVNIDQDVHHDEHHDHEQSFISKYIFTTDHKMIGKQFLVTGIMWGLIGVGMSVIFRLQLGFPEMDLGWLRPLLGGWISEQGKLDPEFYLALVTMHGTIMVFFVLTAGLSGTFSNYLIPLQIGARDMASGFMNMLSYWFFFASSVVMMTSIFIETGPAAGGWVVYPPLSALPQAIQGSGLGMTLWLVAMVFFIVSMLLGGINYITTVINLRTEGMSFSRLPLTIWAFFLTAVIGLLSFPVLFAAALLLVFDRSFGTSFYLSDIYIGGEALPNMGGSPILYQHLFWFLGHPEVYIVLLPALGITSEVIATNSRKPIFGYRAMIGSMLGITVLSFVVWAHHMFVSGLNPFLGSVFMFLTLIIAIPSAVKVFNYLTTLWKGNIIFTPATLFSIGLVSFFISGGLTGIFLGNSVIDIQLHDTYFVVAHFHLVMGSLSIFGLLAGVYHWFPKMFGRMMDEKLGHIHFWMTFIGVYMIFFPMHYIGIAGFPRRYYSWTNFDAFSSYTDLNMFVSIAAFVTVAAQFLFLFNFFYSMYRGKKAPQNPWRSNTLEWTAPIEPGHGNWPGEIPKVYRWPYDYSKPGAKEDFIPQHIPLSQTPESNLDHEVELAKKEVVDKTADAKSEA, from the coding sequence ATGTCAACAGCGGCAGAAGTAAATATAGATCAGGATGTTCACCACGATGAGCATCACGATCACGAACAAAGCTTTATTTCAAAATATATTTTCACTACTGATCATAAAATGATTGGTAAGCAATTCTTGGTTACGGGGATAATGTGGGGATTGATAGGTGTAGGAATGTCAGTAATCTTCCGTCTCCAATTAGGATTTCCTGAAATGGATTTAGGATGGTTAAGACCTTTATTAGGAGGTTGGATTTCTGAACAAGGAAAATTAGATCCTGAGTTCTACCTTGCACTAGTTACCATGCATGGTACTATTATGGTATTCTTTGTTTTGACTGCAGGTCTAAGTGGTACTTTCAGTAACTATTTGATTCCATTGCAGATTGGTGCCCGAGATATGGCATCAGGATTTATGAATATGTTATCATACTGGTTCTTTTTTGCATCAAGTGTGGTAATGATGACTTCAATCTTTATTGAAACTGGTCCTGCCGCAGGTGGATGGGTTGTTTATCCACCATTAAGTGCTTTACCACAAGCTATTCAGGGTTCAGGTCTTGGAATGACTTTATGGCTAGTTGCAATGGTATTCTTTATTGTTTCAATGTTATTAGGTGGTATTAACTACATCACTACTGTAATTAATTTGAGAACTGAAGGAATGTCATTTTCTAGATTGCCATTAACAATTTGGGCATTCTTCTTAACTGCAGTAATAGGTTTATTATCATTCCCAGTTTTATTTGCTGCAGCTTTATTATTAGTATTTGATAGAAGTTTTGGTACCTCTTTCTACTTATCTGATATCTACATTGGTGGTGAGGCATTGCCAAATATGGGAGGAAGTCCTATTTTATATCAGCACTTGTTCTGGTTCTTAGGTCACCCTGAAGTTTATATTGTATTATTACCTGCTTTGGGTATTACATCTGAGGTTATTGCTACCAATTCAAGAAAACCGATTTTTGGTTACAGAGCAATGATTGGTTCTATGTTAGGAATTACAGTTCTTTCATTCGTTGTGTGGGCTCACCACATGTTCGTTTCAGGATTGAATCCATTCTTAGGTTCAGTTTTCATGTTCTTAACATTAATTATTGCAATTCCGTCAGCAGTTAAAGTGTTTAACTATTTAACGACACTATGGAAAGGTAATATCATATTTACACCAGCCACATTGTTTTCCATTGGTTTGGTTTCATTCTTTATTTCCGGTGGGTTAACAGGTATTTTCTTAGGAAACTCTGTGATTGATATTCAATTACACGATACTTATTTCGTGGTTGCCCACTTCCACTTGGTAATGGGTAGTTTATCGATCTTCGGTTTACTAGCTGGTGTTTATCACTGGTTCCCTAAGATGTTCGGTAGAATGATGGATGAAAAATTAGGACATATTCACTTCTGGATGACTTTCATTGGGGTTTATATGATTTTCTTCCCTATGCACTATATTGGTATTGCAGGTTTCCCAAGAAGATATTACTCTTGGACTAATTTTGATGCTTTCAGTAGCTATACTGATTTGAATATGTTTGTGTCTATAGCAGCTTTCGTAACTGTTGCGGCTCAGTTTTTATTCTTATTTAACTTCTTCTACTCAATGTATAGAGGAAAGAAAGCGCCTCAGAATCCATGGAGATCAAATACGTTAGAGTGGACAGCTCCAATCGAGCCTGGTCACGGAAACTGGCCTGGAGAGATTCCGAAAGTGTACAGATGGCCGTATGACTACAGTAAGCCTGGTGCTAAAGAGGATTTCATTCCGCAGCACATTCCATTGTCGCAAACTCCTGAGTCTAATTTAGATCACGAAGTAGAATTAGCGAAAAAAGAGGTTGTTGATAAAACAGCTGATGCAAAATCAGAGGCATAA
- a CDS encoding COX15/CtaA family protein — MQNQRHNKSFKISSYYRNLVTVTVVAVYLLILAGGIVRSTGSGMGCPDWPKCFGQWVPPTSAEELPEDYQDFYAEYRHQKNIKFAKYLDVFGYSEIGKAILEDESIKEEAAFNASKTWTEYVNRLLGAVVGFLIILCVVGAVYYIKKSKTIFILAFSSLVLVLIQGWIGSVVVSTNLLSWLITVHMVLALVILAVLTALYFVVHRKEDQKEMQFIEHNKLTYVLVVAMIMILVQIVLGTQVRESLDIVASRLGDALRGSWIEGLGIEFYIHRSFSIAIAIIHIYLLFKFYKLKDELKKIYTNVKVLMSLIVLEILSGTIMAYFAIPFWAQPIHLVLGSMIFGAQFYIFLQVVYTTQKTNKKEYAIS; from the coding sequence ATGCAAAATCAGAGGCATAATAAATCATTTAAAATAAGCAGCTATTACCGTAATTTAGTTACAGTTACGGTAGTAGCTGTTTATCTTTTGATACTTGCTGGCGGTATTGTAAGAAGTACAGGTTCTGGCATGGGTTGTCCTGACTGGCCTAAGTGTTTTGGTCAATGGGTTCCACCTACTTCAGCGGAAGAGTTGCCTGAAGATTATCAAGACTTTTATGCTGAGTATAGACATCAAAAGAATATCAAATTTGCGAAGTACTTAGATGTTTTTGGATATTCCGAAATTGGAAAAGCCATTTTGGAAGATGAATCTATTAAGGAAGAAGCAGCTTTTAATGCTTCTAAAACTTGGACAGAATACGTAAACAGACTTCTAGGAGCTGTGGTAGGTTTTTTGATTATTTTATGTGTGGTAGGTGCTGTATACTATATAAAGAAATCAAAAACAATATTCATCTTAGCTTTTTCATCATTGGTATTAGTACTTATTCAAGGTTGGATTGGCTCAGTTGTAGTTTCTACTAATTTGCTTTCTTGGTTAATTACTGTTCATATGGTATTAGCTTTAGTGATTTTAGCTGTTCTTACAGCATTATATTTTGTGGTGCATCGCAAAGAAGATCAGAAGGAAATGCAATTTATAGAGCATAATAAGCTTACCTACGTATTAGTGGTGGCTATGATCATGATTCTGGTGCAAATAGTATTAGGGACTCAGGTTAGAGAATCTTTGGATATAGTAGCTAGTAGATTAGGAGACGCTTTAAGAGGAAGCTGGATTGAAGGTTTAGGAATTGAATTTTATATTCATCGTTCTTTTTCAATTGCAATTGCAATTATTCACATTTATCTTTTGTTTAAGTTTTACAAATTAAAAGATGAGTTAAAGAAAATCTACACCAATGTTAAGGTTTTAATGAGTCTTATAGTATTAGAGATTTTATCCGGGACTATAATGGCTTATTTTGCGATTCCATTTTGGGCGCAACCAATTCATTTGGTTTTAGGAAGTATGATTTTTGGGGCACAGTTTTATATATTTTTGCAAGTAGTTTATACTACTCAAAAGACAAATAAAAAGGAGTATGCAATATCCTGA
- the cyoE gene encoding heme o synthase, with amino-acid sequence MQYPDTQNLSITDLVLSYARNLFILLKPRLSFLVAFSSAFGYVLGFSGSGINYTVLAFLSLGGFLVSGSAVTINQIIEVDLDKKMDRTKNRPLPTGRISIHEATIYSVITGLVGLGLLFVYTNILTTILSLVSLILYSFVYTPLKRVGPIAVFMGAIPGALPPLLGWVAATNGFSIEAWIIFGIQFIWQFPHFWAIAWVADEDYKKAGFKLLPSGGKKDLNTAIQIMIYTLFLIPLGLLPTMFGITGIYSALVATICGVLFLSQTFYLMKECSKEAALKIMFGSFLYLPIVQVAYLLDKI; translated from the coding sequence ATGCAATATCCTGACACACAAAATTTATCTATAACGGACTTAGTTTTAAGTTACGCAAGGAATTTATTTATTCTATTAAAGCCCAGATTAAGCTTCTTAGTAGCTTTTTCATCAGCTTTCGGTTATGTGCTAGGGTTTAGTGGAAGTGGGATTAATTATACGGTACTAGCATTCCTTTCTTTAGGCGGATTTTTAGTTTCTGGTTCTGCTGTAACGATTAACCAAATCATTGAGGTTGATCTTGACAAGAAAATGGATAGAACAAAAAATCGTCCATTGCCTACTGGTAGAATATCGATTCATGAAGCTACAATTTATTCGGTTATTACTGGACTTGTAGGTTTAGGGCTATTATTTGTTTATACTAATATCCTAACTACCATTCTTTCATTAGTTTCATTGATTTTATATAGTTTTGTTTACACCCCTTTGAAAAGAGTTGGACCGATTGCTGTTTTTATGGGAGCAATTCCGGGGGCTTTACCGCCATTATTAGGCTGGGTGGCAGCAACGAACGGCTTTAGTATAGAAGCTTGGATTATCTTTGGAATTCAATTTATTTGGCAATTCCCACATTTTTGGGCCATTGCTTGGGTAGCTGATGAAGACTATAAAAAAGCAGGCTTTAAGTTATTGCCTTCTGGTGGTAAAAAGGATTTGAATACCGCTATACAAATCATGATTTATACCTTGTTTTTAATTCCTTTAGGCTTATTGCCTACCATGTTTGGAATTACAGGAATTTATTCTGCATTGGTAGCCACCATTTGTGGAGTTTTGTTTTTAAGTCAAACATTCTATCTGATGAAAGAATGCAGTAAAGAGGCAGCTTTAAAAATAATGTTTGGTTCGTTTTTATATTTACCAATAGTGCAAGTAGCTTATCTTTTAGATAAAATTTAA
- a CDS encoding cytochrome c oxidase subunit 3 encodes MDTSINKEQQQLQPSIKILSMHPLKFALWLFIVTVVMIFAALTSAYIVRQSEGNWLIFELPTVFLYNTIILVASSVSMHLAYLAAKKDNFKSLKLFMILTAVLAVAFFVGQYEAWGALVDRDVYFVGNPSGSFLYVISGLHAFHLISGLIFILIMLFSAFKYKVHSKNMVKMEMCTTYWHFLDGLWVYLFIFLLLNH; translated from the coding sequence ATGGATACCTCAATAAATAAGGAACAACAGCAATTACAACCGAGTATTAAAATACTCTCTATGCATCCTTTAAAGTTTGCATTGTGGCTTTTTATCGTCACGGTTGTTATGATTTTTGCAGCATTGACCAGTGCATATATCGTACGTCAATCTGAGGGTAATTGGTTAATATTTGAATTACCGACTGTTTTTTTATACAATACAATTATTTTGGTTGCGAGTAGTGTAAGCATGCACCTGGCTTACTTGGCAGCTAAGAAGGATAATTTTAAAAGTCTGAAGCTTTTCATGATATTGACAGCAGTATTAGCAGTAGCTTTTTTTGTGGGGCAATATGAAGCTTGGGGTGCATTAGTAGATCGGGATGTTTACTTTGTAGGCAATCCATCGGGGTCTTTTTTATATGTAATTTCAGGATTACATGCATTTCATTTAATTTCTGGGCTGATATTTATTTTAATTATGTTATTTTCGGCTTTTAAATATAAGGTTCATTCTAAAAATATGGTGAAAATGGAAATGTGTACAACATATTGGCACTTTTTAGATGGACTTTGGGTATATTTATTTATATTTTTGTTGTTAAATCATTAA
- a CDS encoding cytochrome c oxidase subunit 3, whose amino-acid sequence MATTATIDTTKSRWGGGVAPMNASYGKLMMWFFLLSDAFSFSALLITYGLIRYSHPAYQGTVSEFEFSTEYWPIPEMVFEAVPFLHGVHAPLIFVGIMTFILILSSVTMVLAVEAGHRMDRQGVIKWMLWTIIGGLTFLACQAWEWSHFIHGTAEGTVNAMGETIFGANLTENQYGPPLFASLFFFITGFHGFHVFSGVVINFIIFFNAVVGTYEKRGHYEMVEKTGLYWHFVDLVWVFVFTLFYLI is encoded by the coding sequence ATGGCAACTACTGCAACAATTGATACTACAAAAAGCAGATGGGGAGGTGGAGTAGCCCCCATGAATGCTAGTTATGGAAAACTGATGATGTGGTTCTTTCTTTTATCAGATGCATTTTCATTTTCAGCTTTATTAATAACTTACGGTCTAATTCGCTATTCACATCCTGCTTATCAGGGTACCGTATCTGAATTTGAATTCAGTACGGAATATTGGCCAATACCAGAAATGGTTTTTGAAGCCGTTCCTTTCTTGCATGGTGTTCATGCACCATTGATCTTTGTGGGTATCATGACTTTTATATTGATTTTAAGTAGTGTGACCATGGTATTAGCTGTAGAGGCGGGGCATAGAATGGATCGTCAGGGAGTTATCAAATGGATGCTCTGGACTATCATTGGTGGTTTGACTTTCTTAGCTTGTCAGGCATGGGAGTGGAGTCACTTCATTCACGGTACTGCTGAAGGAACGGTCAATGCAATGGGAGAAACTATTTTTGGAGCCAATTTAACAGAGAATCAATATGGGCCACCACTATTTGCCTCCTTGTTCTTTTTCATTACAGGTTTTCACGGATTCCATGTGTTCAGTGGGGTAGTAATTAACTTTATTATATTCTTCAACGCAGTAGTGGGTACTTATGAAAAAAGAGGGCATTACGAGATGGTGGAGAAAACAGGACTTTATTGGCACTTTGTTGATTTGGTCTGGGTATTTGTATTTACACTTTTCTACTTGATTTAA
- a CDS encoding cytochrome C oxidase subunit IV family protein — translation MSHEETNNVQVIPEDKEKTKKIWKVAGILAVVTIIEFIFAFTLPRGIILVSIFLGLTVVKAFYIVAEFMHLKHEQKALIWSILIPTILILWLVVALMVEGSAIFNIRN, via the coding sequence ATGTCACACGAAGAAACTAATAACGTTCAGGTAATTCCTGAAGATAAAGAAAAGACAAAGAAGATTTGGAAAGTAGCGGGCATCTTAGCCGTTGTTACTATCATCGAATTTATCTTTGCATTCACTTTGCCAAGAGGTATCATTTTGGTATCCATTTTCTTAGGCTTAACTGTAGTGAAAGCCTTTTATATAGTTGCAGAATTTATGCACCTTAAACATGAGCAAAAGGCTTTAATTTGGTCTATCTTAATCCCTACCATACTGATTTTGTGGTTAGTAGTTGCCCTAATGGTAGAAGGTAGCGCAATATTTAACATTAGAAATTAA
- a CDS encoding DUF420 domain-containing protein has translation MSSLDSNQKLYLKLIWVLSIAIPIVVAILIFAPDKIKGAGDWVYILPHLNATFNSITSIVLLLGLYFIKQKNVKAHKSMMSIAFTLGSLFLVSYVVYHSTADSTIYGDLNRNGVLDDVEKTKDVMFWRGFYHGVLLPHIILAAVVVPFVLFAFYYALSDKIEKHKKIVKWTFPIWLIVSITGVVVYLMISPYYPK, from the coding sequence ATGAGTTCGTTAGACAGTAATCAAAAATTATATCTGAAATTAATATGGGTCTTGTCCATTGCAATTCCTATCGTAGTGGCAATTCTGATTTTTGCGCCAGATAAGATTAAGGGAGCAGGAGACTGGGTTTATATTCTCCCACATTTGAATGCGACTTTTAATTCTATTACTTCAATTGTGTTGCTATTAGGTTTATATTTTATCAAGCAAAAAAATGTAAAGGCTCATAAAAGCATGATGTCAATAGCTTTTACTTTGGGAAGTTTATTTTTAGTGAGTTATGTTGTCTATCACTCTACAGCAGATTCTACTATCTACGGAGATCTAAATAGGAACGGTGTATTAGATGATGTTGAAAAAACCAAAGATGTCATGTTTTGGCGTGGGTTTTATCATGGTGTTTTATTACCCCATATCATTTTAGCAGCAGTAGTGGTTCCTTTTGTTCTTTTCGCATTTTATTATGCTTTGTCGGATAAAATTGAGAAGCATAAGAAAATTGTGAAATGGACATTTCCGATTTGGTTGATAGTTTCCATAACTGGGGTGGTGGTTTACTTAATGATAAGTCCTTATTATCCTAAATAA
- a CDS encoding tetratricopeptide repeat-containing sensor histidine kinase yields MKKLLIFILIFFLGNFSLLSQIDLEESFEQAKSFRRENKIDSSIILFKKIISIESRTNNISELTSGSLNYLGLIANYRNNKKNALDYFYKSIEINKKIDNVSGLVNNYNNLANYYSSDDKKIALEYYQMAIELLSKLKEDRKSAVINMNIGVLYSSNDFERMNYDSAVYYYLNALESFQKVSDSSNLSLLYNNLGFLYEKQENYSASIANYKKSIKLKSNLGDLHGLATSRLNLGNIYLKQDKFKESLSHYEKSLELAEYIGDSNLKMHLYSNMVKAKMGIGAVEEASLLFQKYNNLRDSLFDNEKMEEVKNLETKYETARKEEEIRAQKIAIERENFQKNLFLSLSILLVILMLSSIWFFIQKQKYLKRLKNEEIANMKTEQELKELNAMMHGQEEERNRIASDLHDRLGARLSSIKLLFQSSDIPVAADKVLQNINEAIKETREISHNLSTDLLSRFGLETALKDTVRTINEAERIKADLSIYGLHSRLSVDIERNIYHIILELLNNTIKHAKANIINLQISQAENEINVFYEDDGIGFDVQNVVDSGMGMRSIYARVNTINGAVYFNSKPGSGINVVISIPVESNYQPKEDENTQSKLA; encoded by the coding sequence ATGAAGAAGTTACTAATCTTTATTTTAATATTTTTTTTAGGTAATTTTAGCTTACTAAGTCAAATAGACTTGGAAGAAAGTTTTGAACAAGCGAAAAGCTTTCGAAGAGAAAATAAGATTGATTCATCTATAATACTCTTCAAAAAAATCATCTCCATTGAATCTCGTACTAATAACATATCAGAATTAACATCTGGATCACTAAACTATTTGGGGCTGATAGCGAATTATAGAAACAATAAGAAAAATGCATTAGATTATTTTTACAAATCCATTGAAATCAATAAGAAAATTGATAATGTATCTGGATTGGTCAATAACTATAACAATTTAGCAAATTACTACTCGTCAGATGATAAAAAAATTGCATTGGAGTACTATCAAATGGCAATAGAATTGCTTTCAAAATTGAAAGAAGATAGGAAATCTGCTGTAATTAACATGAACATTGGAGTATTGTATTCCTCAAATGATTTTGAAAGGATGAACTACGACTCAGCAGTGTACTACTATTTAAATGCTTTAGAATCTTTTCAAAAAGTTAGTGACTCCTCTAATCTCTCATTACTTTATAATAACTTGGGTTTTTTATATGAAAAACAAGAAAATTATTCCGCATCTATAGCAAATTACAAAAAATCTATAAAGTTGAAATCTAACTTGGGAGATCTACACGGATTAGCCACCTCCAGACTTAATTTAGGTAATATCTACCTTAAGCAAGACAAGTTTAAAGAAAGCCTAAGTCATTATGAAAAAAGTTTAGAATTGGCAGAATATATCGGTGATTCGAATCTTAAAATGCACCTCTATTCCAATATGGTAAAAGCAAAGATGGGTATCGGTGCTGTCGAAGAAGCCTCTCTCCTATTTCAGAAGTACAATAATTTAAGGGATTCTCTTTTTGACAATGAAAAAATGGAGGAAGTTAAGAATTTGGAAACCAAATATGAAACCGCTAGAAAAGAAGAGGAAATACGTGCCCAGAAAATCGCTATCGAACGTGAAAACTTTCAGAAGAATTTATTCTTAAGTTTAAGCATATTGCTAGTTATCCTAATGCTATCTAGTATTTGGTTCTTTATACAAAAACAAAAATACTTAAAGCGACTGAAAAACGAGGAAATTGCCAATATGAAAACCGAGCAAGAGCTCAAGGAACTCAATGCTATGATGCACGGTCAGGAGGAAGAACGAAACCGTATTGCAAGTGATTTACACGACCGACTTGGTGCTAGATTATCGTCCATCAAACTTCTATTTCAATCAAGCGATATTCCAGTTGCAGCAGATAAAGTATTACAAAACATTAATGAGGCTATTAAAGAAACCAGAGAAATATCTCATAACCTATCAACCGATTTGCTAAGTCGGTTTGGTTTAGAAACTGCACTGAAGGATACTGTAAGAACAATCAATGAGGCAGAAAGAATAAAAGCGGATTTATCAATTTATGGATTGCATAGCCGACTATCGGTAGATATTGAGCGCAATATTTACCATATAATATTAGAATTGCTCAACAATACCATAAAACATGCCAAAGCAAATATTATAAATTTACAAATCAGCCAAGCTGAAAATGAAATAAACGTCTTTTACGAAGATGATGGAATAGGCTTTGATGTTCAAAATGTGGTAGACTCAGGGATGGGAATGAGAAGTATCTATGCGAGAGTCAATACAATTAATGGAGCTGTGTACTTTAATTCAAAACCAGGGAGTGGAATTAATGTTGTTATAAGCATTCCGGTTGAAAGCAATTATCAACCCAAAGAAGACGAAAATACACAGTCGAAACTCGCCTAA
- the kbl gene encoding glycine C-acetyltransferase has protein sequence MYGNLQQKLQNDLKQLEKDGLYKKERIITTPQGASIKTNTGKEVLNFCSNNYLGLSSHSKVLEAAKNTLDSHGFGMSSVRFICGTQDIHKELEQKIANFLGMEDTILYAAAFDANGGVFEPILGPEDAIISDSLNHASIIDGVRLCKAARYRYQNNDMADLEEQLKKAKDAKSKIIVTDGVFSMDGYVAQLDKICDLADKYDALVMVDDCHATGFIGKTGRGTHELNDVMGRVDIITGTLGKALGGAMGGFTSGRKEIIEMLRQKSRPYLFSNSLAPSIVGASIAVFDLLSSSTELRDKLEDNVNYFKENIKKAGFDIKDGDSAIVPIMVYDAALSQKFADRLLEEGIYVIGFFYPVVPKEQARIRVQLSAAHEKEHLDKAVEAFTRVGKELNII, from the coding sequence GAGCTTCAATTAAAACCAATACAGGTAAAGAAGTTTTAAACTTCTGTTCTAATAATTATTTAGGCCTTTCCTCTCATTCTAAAGTATTGGAAGCGGCAAAAAATACGCTGGACAGCCATGGTTTTGGAATGTCTTCTGTGAGATTTATTTGTGGTACGCAGGATATTCACAAAGAACTGGAGCAAAAAATAGCCAATTTTTTAGGCATGGAAGACACTATTCTTTATGCTGCAGCATTTGATGCTAATGGTGGAGTATTTGAGCCAATATTAGGGCCAGAAGATGCTATCATTTCTGATTCGCTTAATCATGCCTCTATCATTGACGGGGTAAGACTTTGCAAAGCTGCGAGATATCGCTATCAAAATAATGATATGGCTGACTTGGAAGAACAGTTAAAAAAAGCCAAAGATGCTAAAAGCAAAATCATTGTGACTGATGGAGTATTTTCCATGGATGGTTATGTTGCACAATTAGATAAAATTTGTGATTTAGCTGATAAATATGATGCCTTAGTTATGGTTGACGACTGCCATGCCACAGGATTTATTGGAAAAACCGGTAGAGGAACTCATGAGCTTAATGATGTAATGGGCAGAGTGGATATCATCACAGGTACATTAGGAAAAGCCCTAGGCGGTGCCATGGGTGGCTTCACTTCTGGAAGGAAAGAAATAATTGAAATGCTGCGTCAAAAATCAAGACCTTATTTGTTCTCCAATTCCTTAGCCCCTTCAATTGTAGGCGCTTCAATTGCGGTATTTGACTTATTAAGTAGCTCAACGGAATTACGAGATAAACTTGAAGATAATGTGAATTACTTTAAGGAAAACATAAAGAAAGCTGGCTTTGATATAAAAGATGGCGATTCAGCAATTGTACCAATAATGGTGTATGACGCTGCCTTATCTCAAAAATTTGCGGATCGGCTATTAGAGGAAGGTATTTACGTTATTGGATTTTTCTACCCGGTGGTTCCTAAAGAACAAGCTAGAATAAGAGTGCAATTATCAGCTGCTCATGAAAAAGAGCATTTAGATAAAGCAGTTGAAGCATTTACAAGAGTAGGGAAAGAGCTTAATATTATTTAG